The proteins below come from a single Paracoccus sp. SCSIO 75233 genomic window:
- a CDS encoding carbohydrate ABC transporter permease, which produces MKPWRLPPHILLLLPAILILAAIVVIPLALSLWSSLTPFRLTRPDTIYTFIGFRNYARLLADAEFWSAFGRTVLLLTVALNLEMVLGLGLAMLIERASRGQRILRTIMMFPMMFSPVLVGFQFKFMFNDNVGLVNNALQSLGLTDQAIPWLIDQNLAFFSIMVAEIWSSTAVFAIFILAGLMAMPRDPLEAARVDGCTPWQTFRYVTWPFLMPFAFIAMTIRSLDVARAYDIIKIMTDGGPARRTEVLWTLISRTAYSDAKMGMANAMAYIAILLSIVFTLLFFRQLSKAREQIAAEW; this is translated from the coding sequence ATGAAGCCCTGGCGCTTACCACCCCATATATTGCTGCTTCTGCCGGCGATACTCATTCTGGCGGCCATCGTGGTCATTCCGCTGGCCCTGTCGCTCTGGTCCAGCCTCACCCCGTTCCGCCTCACGCGACCCGATACGATCTATACATTCATCGGTTTCAGGAATTACGCCCGGCTGCTGGCTGATGCGGAGTTCTGGTCGGCATTCGGGCGGACAGTGCTGCTGCTGACCGTGGCGCTCAATCTGGAAATGGTGCTGGGTCTCGGCCTTGCCATGCTGATCGAGCGGGCCAGCCGGGGACAGCGCATCCTGCGCACGATCATGATGTTTCCGATGATGTTCTCGCCGGTGCTGGTCGGGTTCCAGTTCAAATTCATGTTCAATGACAATGTCGGGCTGGTCAACAACGCGCTGCAATCGCTGGGCCTGACCGACCAGGCTATCCCGTGGCTGATCGACCAGAACCTCGCCTTCTTCTCGATCATGGTGGCGGAGATCTGGTCGTCGACGGCTGTATTCGCGATCTTCATTCTGGCCGGGCTGATGGCGATGCCGCGTGATCCGCTGGAGGCGGCGCGGGTGGATGGCTGCACGCCGTGGCAGACCTTCCGCTATGTGACATGGCCGTTCCTGATGCCGTTCGCCTTCATCGCCATGACCATCCGGTCGCTGGATGTCGCGCGGGCCTATGACATCATCAAGATCATGACCGATGGCGGCCCGGCACGGCGCACCGAGGTGCTGTGGACGCTGATTTCGCGGACCGCCTATTCGGATGCGAAGATGGGGATGGCCAATGCCATGGCCTATATCGCGATCCTTCTGTCCATCGTATTCACATTGCTGTTCTTCCGCCAGCTTTCCAAGGCGCGCGAACAGATTGCGGCGGAGTGGTAA
- a CDS encoding carbohydrate ABC transporter permease encodes MDANRSSRIKKQITRWALNFALFLAMAIICLPGLWIVLNSLRPTVEIMAKPPVWIPRELNFDAYVAMFSGVGAGGIPVLEYFRNSIIIAVTSTVIALTIGMAGGYAFARYRFAGKSGWFVGLMLTRTVPGIALSLPLFFLYAKIGIIDTHFGLILAYVAMNVPFTIWLIDGFFRQVPKDLAEAAQIDGCTRWQAFWRVEFPLARPGIASAGIFAFLTAWNEFALASQLTRSTNSKTLPVGLLDYTAEFTIDWRGMCALAVVMIVPALLLTYAVQKHLVSGLTSGAIKG; translated from the coding sequence ATGGACGCCAACAGATCCTCACGCATCAAGAAACAGATCACCCGCTGGGCGCTGAATTTCGCGCTGTTCCTCGCAATGGCGATCATCTGCCTGCCGGGGCTGTGGATCGTGCTGAACTCGCTCCGACCAACGGTCGAGATCATGGCCAAGCCGCCGGTCTGGATTCCGCGCGAGCTGAATTTCGATGCCTATGTCGCGATGTTCTCCGGCGTCGGTGCGGGCGGTATTCCGGTGCTGGAATATTTCCGCAACTCGATCATCATCGCCGTCACCTCGACGGTGATTGCGCTGACCATCGGGATGGCGGGCGGTTATGCCTTTGCCAGATACCGTTTCGCGGGAAAATCGGGCTGGTTTGTCGGGCTGATGCTGACGCGGACGGTGCCGGGCATTGCGCTGTCGCTGCCGCTGTTCTTCCTTTACGCGAAGATCGGTATCATCGACACGCATTTCGGGCTGATCCTGGCCTATGTCGCGATGAATGTGCCGTTCACCATCTGGTTGATCGACGGTTTCTTCCGGCAGGTGCCGAAGGATCTGGCTGAGGCGGCGCAGATTGACGGCTGCACTCGCTGGCAGGCCTTCTGGCGGGTGGAGTTTCCGCTTGCGCGACCGGGGATCGCGAGTGCGGGGATCTTTGCCTTTCTGACGGCGTGGAACGAATTCGCCCTCGCCTCGCAACTGACGCGTTCGACCAACAGCAAGACGCTGCCGGTCGGGCTTCTCGACTATACCGCCGAATTCACGATCGACTGGCGCGGCATGTGCGCGCTGGCCGTGGTCATGATCGTGCCGGCACTTCTTCTGACCTACGCAGTGCAGAAACATCTGGTTTCCGGCCTGACGTCGGGCGCAATCAAGGGATAA
- a CDS encoding ABC transporter ATP-binding protein, with product MADLRLSQLDKHYGAYHAVKGLDLDVHDGEFVALVGPSGCGKSTTLRMIAGLEEISGGDIIIGERVVNDLPPRQRNISMVFQSYALYPHMTVRENMGFTLKIAGRPEKEIEAAVAEAARALEIEPLLDRRPAQLSGGQRQRVAMGRAIVRDPDVFLFDEPLSNLDAKLRGQMRTEIKKLHARLGATVVYVTHDQIEAMTLADRIVIMRDGLIEQAGTPDQVFNLPATQFVAGFIGSPPMNMVEADIRDGQLHFAEGETMAVPEQFRATVQDGQRVTFGLRPDDVYPVGHGLHVGEAVETRPMEVQLTEPLGNETLLFVRFGGKEWTSRMLNPRALGRREVLEFNFDMSRAHLFDAQSGLSLREA from the coding sequence ATGGCCGATCTCAGGCTTTCGCAGCTGGACAAGCATTATGGCGCCTATCACGCGGTAAAGGGGTTGGATCTGGACGTGCATGACGGGGAGTTCGTCGCACTTGTCGGGCCATCCGGCTGCGGCAAATCGACGACGCTGCGGATGATCGCGGGGCTGGAGGAAATCTCCGGCGGCGACATCATCATTGGCGAGCGTGTGGTGAATGATCTGCCGCCGCGACAGCGCAATATCTCGATGGTGTTTCAGTCCTACGCGCTCTACCCGCATATGACCGTGCGCGAGAATATGGGCTTCACCCTGAAAATCGCCGGTCGCCCGGAGAAGGAGATAGAGGCGGCGGTTGCCGAGGCCGCCCGCGCGCTGGAGATCGAGCCGCTGCTGGACCGCCGCCCGGCCCAGCTTTCGGGCGGGCAGCGGCAGCGCGTGGCCATGGGACGCGCCATTGTGCGCGACCCGGATGTGTTCCTGTTCGATGAACCGCTGTCCAATCTCGACGCGAAGCTGCGCGGACAGATGCGCACGGAAATCAAGAAACTCCACGCGCGGCTCGGCGCGACGGTGGTTTACGTCACCCACGATCAGATCGAGGCGATGACGCTGGCCGACCGGATCGTCATCATGCGTGACGGGCTGATCGAACAGGCGGGCACCCCGGATCAGGTGTTCAATCTTCCCGCCACGCAGTTTGTCGCGGGCTTTATCGGCTCGCCGCCGATGAACATGGTGGAGGCTGATATCCGTGACGGGCAACTGCATTTCGCGGAAGGCGAGACGATGGCCGTGCCGGAACAGTTCCGCGCCACGGTACAGGACGGGCAGCGGGTGACATTCGGGCTGCGCCCGGACGACGTTTATCCGGTCGGCCACGGTCTGCATGTCGGTGAGGCGGTCGAGACAAGACCGATGGAGGTGCAACTGACCGAACCGCTCGGCAATGAGACGCTGTTGTTCGTCCGTTTCGGCGGCAAGGAATGGACCAGCCGGATGCTCAACCCCCGTGCGCTCGGGCGTCGGGAGGTGCTCGAATTCAATTTCGACATGTCACGCGCCCATCTGTTCGATGCGCAAAGCGGCCTGAGCCTGAGGGAAGCCTGA
- a CDS encoding mandelate racemase/muconate lactonizing enzyme family protein encodes MARIERIEIAMVDLAPKVERQDAIQSFVTQETPLVTITDSDGAQGTGYSYTIGTGGSSVMRLLADHLCPRIIGRDATEVEAIWHELEFMTHATTIGAITSIALAAIDTALWDLRCRKAGLPLWRMAGGARRSAPCYTTEGGWLHLPVETIVEDALNAKSLGFTGSKVKIGRPVLADDVARLSALREAVGDDYEIMTDANQGFARDTARRRADALAPFGLAWIEEPLPADDIAGHVALAQASATPIAIGESLYSIRHFAEYAARDACGIIQVDAGRIGGITPWLKVAHMAEGFDIPVCPHFLMELHVSLVCAVQNGRYVEYIPQLDEITQTGLTITDGQAIAPETPGLGIDWDWDAINSRAISEFTQTITEAST; translated from the coding sequence ATGGCCAGAATCGAACGCATCGAGATCGCGATGGTCGATCTCGCCCCCAAGGTTGAGCGTCAGGACGCGATCCAGAGCTTCGTGACCCAGGAAACCCCGCTGGTGACGATCACCGACAGCGACGGCGCACAGGGGACGGGGTATTCCTACACGATCGGTACGGGCGGTTCGTCGGTGATGCGGCTGCTGGCGGATCATCTTTGCCCCCGGATCATCGGTCGTGACGCGACGGAGGTGGAGGCGATCTGGCATGAGCTGGAGTTCATGACCCACGCCACCACCATCGGGGCCATCACCTCGATTGCGCTGGCCGCGATTGATACCGCGCTTTGGGATCTGCGCTGCCGCAAGGCGGGGCTGCCGCTGTGGCGGATGGCAGGCGGCGCGCGGCGCTCCGCACCCTGCTACACGACCGAGGGCGGCTGGCTGCATCTGCCGGTTGAGACCATCGTGGAGGATGCGCTGAACGCGAAATCGCTGGGCTTCACCGGCTCCAAGGTGAAGATCGGCAGGCCGGTGCTGGCCGATGATGTCGCGAGGCTCTCGGCGCTGCGCGAGGCTGTGGGCGATGATTACGAGATCATGACCGACGCCAATCAGGGCTTTGCCCGCGACACGGCGCGCCGTCGGGCCGACGCTCTGGCACCGTTCGGGCTGGCCTGGATCGAAGAGCCGCTGCCTGCCGATGACATTGCCGGGCATGTCGCGCTGGCGCAGGCTTCGGCAACCCCGATTGCGATTGGTGAATCGCTCTATTCCATCCGCCATTTCGCTGAATATGCCGCGCGCGACGCCTGCGGTATCATTCAGGTCGATGCGGGCCGGATCGGCGGGATCACGCCGTGGCTGAAGGTCGCGCATATGGCCGAGGGCTTCGATATTCCGGTCTGTCCGCATTTCCTGATGGAGCTGCATGTCAGCCTTGTCTGCGCGGTGCAGAATGGCCGCTACGTCGAATATATCCCGCAGCTGGACGAGATCACCCAGACCGGGCTGACCATCACCGATGGACAGGCAATCGCGCCCGAGACGCCGGGGCTTGGCATCGACTGGGACTGGGACGCGATCAACAGCCGGGCGATTTCCGAATTCACGCAAACCATTACCGAGGCTTCGACATGA
- a CDS encoding L-rhamnose mutarotase: protein MIRMGSVIALRPEKIAEYKELHAAAWPGVLKTITTCNIRNYVIYLREPENLLFSHFEYHGTDWEADQAKMAADPVTQDWWAVCKPCQRPLDSAADGEWWAPMEEVFFHE, encoded by the coding sequence ATGATCCGCATGGGCTCCGTCATCGCGCTCCGCCCCGAGAAGATCGCGGAATACAAGGAACTCCACGCCGCCGCATGGCCGGGTGTGCTGAAGACCATCACCACCTGCAATATCAGGAATTATGTGATCTATCTGCGGGAGCCGGAAAATCTGCTGTTCTCGCATTTCGAATATCACGGCACCGATTGGGAGGCCGATCAGGCCAAAATGGCCGCCGATCCGGTGACGCAGGATTGGTGGGCCGTGTGCAAGCCCTGTCAGCGCCCGCTGGACAGCGCCGCAGACGGCGAATGGTGGGCGCCGATGGAGGAGGTCTTTTTCCATGAGTGA
- a CDS encoding Gfo/Idh/MocA family protein has translation MSDARPSDLRQHWPEPATKRPIVIFGAGSIVSDAHLPAYAKGGYEIAGIYDPDQDKAASLGHRVFSSVQEAASVKGAVFDLATPPKAHAGILSALPEGAPALIQKPMGMELAGATEILSICRDRKLLTAVNFQLRFAPMMVALQDAVARGWLGEIVDVEMHGVMATPWSLWQFLDGLPRIEITMHSIHYLDSIRMLLGDPAGVHAKTIGHPGHAVAQTRTSAILDYGDRMRCTLSVNHDWNFGRPHQACEMRVAGTEGAAYLKFGVNLDYPKGEPDILQIRPKDGEWMDVPLSGSWFPDAFTGRMHNLQRAVSGDEDLISPVEDGWKTMALVEAAYASSARPATPIEGLP, from the coding sequence ATGAGTGACGCCCGCCCCTCTGACCTGCGCCAGCACTGGCCGGAACCGGCGACGAAGCGGCCCATTGTGATATTCGGCGCAGGTTCCATCGTCAGCGATGCGCATCTGCCCGCCTATGCGAAGGGCGGGTACGAGATTGCCGGCATCTATGATCCCGATCAGGACAAGGCGGCCTCGCTCGGGCATCGCGTGTTTTCCTCCGTTCAGGAAGCCGCGTCGGTCAAGGGCGCGGTGTTCGATCTGGCGACGCCACCCAAGGCCCATGCGGGGATCCTGTCGGCGCTGCCCGAAGGCGCGCCCGCCCTGATCCAGAAACCGATGGGGATGGAGCTTGCCGGGGCGACGGAGATCCTGTCGATCTGCCGTGACCGCAAGCTGTTGACAGCCGTCAACTTTCAGCTTCGTTTCGCGCCGATGATGGTCGCCTTGCAGGACGCGGTCGCGCGCGGCTGGCTGGGCGAGATCGTCGATGTGGAGATGCATGGCGTGATGGCGACCCCGTGGAGCCTCTGGCAGTTCCTCGACGGGTTGCCGCGGATCGAGATCACCATGCATTCGATCCATTACCTCGACAGTATCCGTATGTTGCTGGGCGATCCGGCAGGCGTTCACGCGAAAACCATCGGCCATCCGGGCCATGCGGTCGCGCAGACCAGAACATCGGCGATACTGGATTACGGCGACCGCATGCGCTGCACCTTGTCGGTCAATCACGACTGGAATTTCGGCCGCCCGCATCAGGCCTGCGAAATGCGCGTCGCGGGGACCGAAGGTGCCGCCTATCTGAAATTCGGCGTCAATCTGGACTACCCGAAGGGGGAGCCGGATATTCTTCAGATCCGCCCCAAAGACGGCGAGTGGATGGATGTTCCCCTGTCGGGATCATGGTTCCCTGACGCCTTCACGGGCCGGATGCATAATCTGCAACGCGCCGTATCGGGCGATGAGGATCTCATTTCGCCGGTCGAGGACGGCTGGAAAACCATGGCTCTGGTCGAGGCGGCATATGCGTCGTCGGCGCGTCCGGCCACGCCGATTGAAGGACTCCCATAA
- a CDS encoding MaoC/PaaZ C-terminal domain-containing protein, which translates to MEITRYFEDIEIGESRETFGRTITETDFVVHAGHTGDFFPHHMDAEFMAKSEFGQRIAHGTMVFAIGIGLTATVINPVAFSYGYDRLRFVKPVFIGDTIRTRVTAARKEDDPKRANVGRLFEKVEVLNQNDQVVLVCEHIYVIERKEAA; encoded by the coding sequence ATGGAAATCACGCGCTACTTTGAAGATATCGAGATCGGCGAAAGCCGCGAGACCTTCGGGCGGACCATCACCGAGACCGATTTTGTCGTCCATGCCGGGCATACCGGCGATTTCTTCCCGCATCACATGGACGCCGAGTTCATGGCGAAAAGCGAATTCGGGCAGCGCATCGCGCATGGCACGATGGTCTTCGCCATCGGCATCGGGCTGACGGCGACGGTCATCAACCCGGTTGCGTTCTCTTACGGCTACGACCGGCTGCGCTTCGTGAAGCCGGTGTTTATCGGTGATACGATCCGCACCCGCGTCACCGCCGCCCGCAAGGAGGACGATCCCAAACGCGCCAATGTCGGGCGTCTGTTTGAAAAGGTCGAAGTGCTGAACCAGAATGACCAGGTCGTGCTGGTCTGCGAACATATCTATGTCATCGAAAGGAAGGAGGCGGCATGA
- a CDS encoding SDR family oxidoreductase, protein MTDLTGQTVLITAAAQGIGRATALAFARAGATVHATDINEAGLAGLEGITTHRLDVLNADAVNALVGEIGRVDILFNCAGFVHAGNVLEMSDADFDFAVDLNVKSMIRTIRAVLPGMVKQGGGCIINMSSVASSIKGVPNRFAYSTTKAAVLGLTKAVAADFVASNVRCNAICPGTVQSPSLDERLAATGDYDKARSDFIARQPMGRIGTAEEIADLAVYLAGASYTTGQAVCIDGGWTI, encoded by the coding sequence ATGACCGACCTTACCGGACAGACGGTCCTCATCACCGCAGCCGCTCAGGGCATTGGCCGCGCCACGGCGCTTGCATTCGCCCGTGCCGGTGCCACCGTACACGCGACCGACATCAACGAGGCCGGGCTGGCGGGGCTGGAGGGGATCACGACGCATAGGCTGGATGTGCTGAACGCCGATGCCGTCAACGCTTTGGTGGGCGAGATCGGGCGGGTGGATATCCTGTTCAACTGCGCGGGCTTCGTCCATGCCGGTAATGTGCTGGAGATGAGCGATGCGGATTTCGACTTTGCCGTCGATCTGAACGTGAAATCCATGATCCGCACCATCCGCGCCGTGCTGCCCGGCATGGTAAAGCAGGGCGGGGGCTGCATTATCAATATGAGCTCGGTCGCGAGTTCGATCAAAGGCGTGCCGAACCGCTTCGCCTATTCGACCACCAAGGCCGCCGTTCTTGGTCTGACCAAGGCAGTCGCCGCCGATTTCGTCGCCAGCAATGTGCGCTGCAACGCGATCTGCCCCGGCACCGTGCAGTCGCCGTCGCTGGATGAGCGGTTGGCGGCGACCGGCGATTATGACAAGGCGCGCAGCGATTTCATTGCGCGTCAGCCCATGGGACGGATTGGCACGGCCGAGGAAATCGCCGATCTCGCCGTGTATCTGGCGGGGGCAAGCTATACCACAGGACAGGCTGTCTGCATCGACGGCGGCTGGACCATTTGA
- a CDS encoding fumarylacetoacetate hydrolase family protein: protein MKLVRFGENGAEKPGIIDAEGRIRDLSGHIGDVAGDAIDPDRLRELAGLDTATLPLVEGNPRLGPCVAGTGKFICIGLNYSDHAAETGAEVPKEPIIFMKATSAICGPNDPIVIPRGSEKTDWEVELAVIIGRHAKYVSEADALDYVAGYAVTNDVSERTFQIERSGQWTKGKSCDNFGQIGPWLVTKDEIADPQNLKMWLKVNGETMQDGSSATMVFGVAQLVSHLSQFMSLHPGDVISTGTPPGVGLGMKPPRYLKAGDVVELGIEGLGQQRQDVVADT from the coding sequence ATGAAACTTGTACGTTTTGGAGAGAACGGCGCAGAAAAGCCCGGCATCATCGACGCCGAGGGGCGCATCCGCGACCTGTCCGGCCATATCGGTGACGTTGCTGGCGACGCGATTGATCCCGACCGGCTGCGCGAGCTTGCCGGGCTGGATACCGCCACGCTGCCTCTGGTCGAGGGCAATCCGCGGCTCGGGCCTTGTGTCGCTGGCACCGGGAAGTTCATCTGCATCGGGCTGAACTATTCCGATCACGCCGCCGAAACCGGGGCGGAGGTTCCGAAAGAGCCGATCATCTTCATGAAGGCGACTTCCGCGATCTGCGGGCCGAACGATCCGATTGTCATCCCGCGCGGTTCGGAGAAGACCGACTGGGAGGTCGAGCTGGCCGTCATCATTGGCCGTCACGCGAAATATGTGAGCGAGGCGGACGCGCTCGATTACGTTGCCGGTTACGCAGTCACGAATGACGTGTCTGAGCGGACCTTTCAGATCGAGCGTTCGGGCCAGTGGACCAAGGGCAAAAGCTGCGACAATTTCGGACAGATCGGGCCGTGGCTGGTGACGAAGGATGAAATCGCAGATCCGCAGAATCTGAAAATGTGGCTCAAGGTGAATGGCGAGACGATGCAGGACGGCAGTTCCGCGACGATGGTGTTCGGCGTGGCGCAGCTTGTCAGCCATCTGTCGCAATTCATGTCGCTTCATCCCGGCGATGTGATTTCGACCGGCACCCCGCCGGGCGTTGGCCTCGGGATGAAACCGCCGCGCTATCTCAAGGCTGGCGATGTCGTCGAACTGGGGATCGAGGGGCTGGGTCAGCAGCGTCAGGACGTGGTGGCCGACACATGA
- a CDS encoding L-fuconate dehydratase: MKITGLRTHDLRFPSEGALDGSDAMNPDPVYSAAYVVLETDAGIEGHGLTFTIGRGNELCVAGIEALAPRVVGLDLDWIRDDPGRFWRHVTGDSQLRWVGPDKGVIHLATGAVVNAVWDLWARAEKKPVWQLVADMSPAELLKIVDFRYITDAITPDEALALLEAAADGKAARMSELRQNGYACYTTSAGWLGYPDDKLRRLCREARDEGFTHVKMKVGHNLDDDIRRLSIAREELGPEITLMIDANQVWEVGQAIDWVKRLSFADPFFIEEPTSPDDVLGHRTIREAVAPVRVATGEMCQNRIMFKQFITGGAIDVVQIDACRLGGLNEVLAVQLMAAKYGLPVWPHAGGVGLCEYVQHLSMIDYVAVSGTKQGRVIEFVDHLHEHFTDPCIVRNGAYMTPEQPGFSIRIKDETLTRFAQPGRP, from the coding sequence ATGAAGATCACCGGGCTTCGGACCCATGATCTGAGGTTCCCGTCTGAAGGCGCGCTTGACGGGTCGGACGCGATGAACCCCGATCCGGTCTATTCCGCCGCCTATGTGGTTCTGGAAACCGATGCCGGGATCGAAGGTCACGGGCTGACCTTCACCATCGGGCGCGGAAATGAGCTGTGCGTGGCCGGGATCGAGGCGCTTGCCCCCCGTGTCGTCGGGCTCGATCTGGACTGGATCCGCGATGATCCGGGCCGGTTCTGGCGTCACGTCACCGGCGACAGCCAGCTTCGCTGGGTCGGTCCCGACAAGGGGGTGATCCATCTGGCGACCGGGGCGGTCGTGAATGCGGTCTGGGATCTCTGGGCGCGGGCGGAGAAGAAACCGGTCTGGCAGCTGGTCGCTGACATGTCGCCTGCAGAACTGCTGAAAATCGTCGATTTCCGCTACATTACCGATGCGATCACGCCGGATGAGGCCTTGGCGCTTCTGGAAGCGGCGGCGGATGGCAAGGCCGCGCGCATGTCCGAACTGCGGCAGAACGGCTATGCCTGCTACACCACCTCGGCCGGTTGGCTGGGTTATCCCGACGACAAGCTGCGCCGCCTGTGCCGCGAGGCGCGCGACGAGGGGTTCACCCATGTGAAGATGAAGGTCGGGCATAATCTGGACGACGATATCCGCAGGCTGAGCATCGCGCGCGAAGAGCTGGGGCCGGAGATCACGCTGATGATCGACGCCAATCAGGTCTGGGAGGTCGGACAAGCGATCGACTGGGTCAAACGGCTGAGCTTTGCCGATCCGTTCTTCATCGAGGAGCCGACCTCGCCTGACGACGTGCTCGGCCATCGCACCATTCGCGAAGCGGTTGCCCCGGTCAGGGTCGCGACCGGGGAGATGTGTCAGAACCGGATCATGTTCAAGCAGTTCATCACCGGCGGCGCGATTGATGTGGTCCAGATCGATGCCTGTCGCTTGGGCGGTCTGAACGAGGTGCTGGCGGTTCAGCTTATGGCGGCGAAATACGGGCTGCCGGTCTGGCCGCATGCGGGCGGCGTGGGCCTGTGCGAATATGTGCAGCATCTGTCGATGATCGATTATGTCGCGGTCTCGGGCACGAAACAGGGCCGGGTGATCGAGTTCGTGGACCATCTGCACGAACATTTCACCGATCCCTGCATTGTGCGAAACGGTGCTTACATGACCCCGGAGCAGCCCGGATTCTCCATTCGGATCAAGGACGAAACGCTAACCCGCTTCGCGCAGCCGGGCCGACCCTGA
- a CDS encoding peptidoglycan-binding protein yields the protein MLVYHLQIFLRRLGFNPGPLDGLLGPKTRAAIRAFQKRNGLVVDGQISTALVDLYTKMVKPETWPAHVHLGLSFVALEEIPGTANNPTIMEWAEELGTDYDGDPVAWSSLFVAHCIHRAIPGAELPVKLMSPRAYLGFGQSVDMAEIRVGDLVIFWREDPSSWKGHVGFYMGDHDEDILVLGGNQFQSVSVAGHPASQVLGVRRARRGQNGKLLAGMSSNKGGVDSDAKPAWPDRVI from the coding sequence ATGTTAGTTTACCATCTTCAGATTTTTCTGAGACGACTCGGCTTCAATCCGGGCCCCCTTGACGGACTTCTCGGGCCAAAGACACGCGCTGCGATCCGGGCGTTTCAGAAACGCAATGGGCTGGTGGTCGATGGCCAGATATCGACCGCGCTGGTCGATCTTTACACCAAGATGGTGAAGCCGGAAACATGGCCCGCCCATGTTCATCTGGGCCTGAGCTTCGTCGCTTTGGAAGAAATCCCCGGCACCGCCAATAATCCCACGATCATGGAATGGGCGGAGGAATTGGGGACGGACTATGACGGCGATCCCGTTGCGTGGAGCAGCTTATTCGTGGCCCATTGCATTCATCGGGCGATCCCGGGTGCCGAATTACCGGTCAAGCTGATGAGCCCGCGCGCCTATCTCGGGTTCGGCCAGAGTGTTGACATGGCGGAAATCCGGGTTGGCGATCTGGTCATTTTCTGGCGCGAGGATCCAAGCAGCTGGAAGGGCCATGTCGGTTTCTACATGGGCGATCATGACGAGGATATCCTTGTTCTCGGCGGCAATCAGTTCCAATCGGTTTCCGTCGCCGGTCACCCGGCCTCCCAAGTGCTTGGCGTGCGCCGCGCGAGGCGTGGGCAAAACGGTAAGCTGCTTGCCGGGATGTCCTCAAACAAAGGCGGGGTGGACAGCGATGCCAAACCCGCGTGGCCGGATCGCGTGATCTGA